The Castellaniella sp. genome includes a window with the following:
- the hisG gene encoding ATP phosphoribosyltransferase, translated as MAQTPLTLALSKGRIFEETLPLLAAAGVGVPESPESSRKLILPTDSPDLRIIIVRASDVPTYVQYGAADFGIAGKDVLHEHLAQHPGGLYQPIDLNIAHCRLCVAGPEGFDYQAAVRQGSRLRIATKYVRAAREHFAAKGVHVDIIKLYGSMELAPLVGLADAIVDLVSSGGTLRANRLVELEEVSHISSRLIVNQAALKMHAPRLQPFLDAFALASSDMGQA; from the coding sequence ATGGCACAGACGCCGCTGACCCTGGCCTTATCCAAAGGCCGCATTTTTGAAGAAACCCTGCCCCTGCTGGCAGCGGCAGGCGTCGGGGTGCCGGAAAGCCCGGAATCCTCGCGCAAACTCATCCTGCCCACCGACTCGCCCGATCTGCGCATCATCATCGTGCGGGCCTCCGATGTCCCCACGTACGTACAGTACGGCGCGGCGGATTTCGGCATCGCCGGCAAGGACGTTCTGCACGAGCACCTGGCCCAACACCCCGGCGGCCTGTACCAGCCCATCGACCTGAATATCGCCCACTGCCGCCTGTGCGTGGCCGGCCCCGAGGGCTTTGACTACCAGGCGGCCGTGCGTCAGGGCTCGCGCCTGCGCATCGCCACCAAATACGTACGCGCCGCTCGCGAGCACTTTGCCGCCAAGGGCGTGCATGTGGACATCATCAAGCTCTACGGCTCTATGGAACTGGCCCCGCTGGTCGGCCTGGCCGACGCCATCGTCGACCTGGTGTCCTCCGGCGGCACGCTGCGCGCCAACCGCCTGGTCGAACTGGAAGAGGTCAGCCACATTTCTTCGCGCCTGATCGTCAACCAGGCCGCCCTGAAGATGCACGCGCCCCGCTTGCAGCCCTTTCTCGACGCTTTTGCCCTGGCATCCAGCGACATGGGACAGGCCTGA
- the hisB gene encoding imidazoleglycerol-phosphate dehydratase HisB, with protein sequence MRTATIERNTQETRIRATINLDGTGARTLNTGVPFLDHMLDQIARHGLFDLDIQCDGDVHIDDHHSVEDVGITLGQAFAVAAGNKAGLRRYGHAYVPLDESLSRVVIDLSGRPGLYYHVDYARALIGRFDVDLAREFFQGFVNHALATVHIDNLRGENAHHQCETIFKAFGRALRMATEIDPRAGNTIPSTKGAL encoded by the coding sequence ATGCGCACCGCCACGATCGAACGCAATACCCAGGAAACTCGCATCCGCGCCACCATCAACCTCGATGGCACGGGCGCACGCACCCTGAACACCGGGGTGCCTTTCCTGGATCACATGCTCGACCAGATCGCCCGCCACGGCCTGTTTGATCTCGATATCCAATGTGATGGCGACGTTCACATCGACGACCACCACAGCGTCGAGGACGTGGGCATTACCCTGGGCCAGGCCTTTGCCGTCGCCGCCGGCAACAAGGCCGGCCTGCGCCGCTATGGCCATGCCTACGTGCCGCTGGACGAATCCCTGTCGCGTGTGGTGATTGATCTCTCCGGGCGTCCCGGCCTGTACTATCACGTCGATTACGCCCGCGCCCTGATCGGGCGCTTCGATGTCGATCTGGCCCGCGAATTCTTCCAGGGCTTCGTCAACCACGCCCTGGCCACCGTGCACATCGACAATCTGCGCGGCGAAAACGCCCACCATCAATGCGAGACCATCTTCAAGGCCTTTGGCCGCGCCCTGCGCATGGCCACAGAAATCGACCCGCGCGCCGGCAATACCATCCCTTCCACCAAAGGCGCCCTCTAA
- the hisH gene encoding imidazole glycerol phosphate synthase subunit HisH — MTRIAIVDYGMGNFHSVARALQAAAPQDTISIVRDAAGIQAADRIVFPGQGAMPDCMHTLDASGLRQAILQAAREKPLLGICVGEQMLFDASDEGDTPGLGLFAGQVRRFSGAPFQPGPAAMRLKIPHMGWNTVTRTRPHSLWEGIAPDTPFYFVHSYYADPADTSLIAATSRYGHKFCCAVAADNIFAVQFHPEKSAAPGLQLYRNFTRWQP; from the coding sequence GTGACTCGCATCGCCATCGTCGATTACGGCATGGGTAATTTCCACTCAGTGGCACGCGCCCTACAGGCCGCCGCGCCGCAGGACACGATCAGCATCGTGCGCGATGCCGCCGGCATACAGGCTGCCGATCGCATCGTCTTTCCCGGCCAAGGCGCCATGCCAGACTGCATGCACACCTTGGATGCGTCCGGACTGCGCCAGGCCATCCTGCAAGCGGCCCGCGAAAAACCCCTGCTGGGGATCTGCGTCGGCGAACAAATGCTGTTTGACGCCAGCGACGAAGGCGACACCCCAGGGCTGGGCCTGTTTGCCGGCCAGGTGCGCCGCTTCAGTGGCGCGCCCTTCCAGCCAGGACCGGCAGCCATGCGCCTGAAGATTCCACACATGGGCTGGAACACCGTTACCCGCACCCGCCCCCATTCGCTCTGGGAAGGCATCGCGCCCGACACCCCTTTTTACTTCGTGCACAGCTATTACGCCGACCCGGCGGATACCTCCCTGATTGCGGCCACCAGCCGTTACGGGCACAAGTTCTGCTGTGCCGTTGCAGCCGACAACATTTTTGCCGTACAGTTTCACCCAGAAAAAAGCGCCGCACCCGGCCTGCAGCTCTACCGCAACTTCACCCGCTGGCAACCCTGA
- the hisA gene encoding 1-(5-phosphoribosyl)-5-[(5-phosphoribosylamino)methylideneamino]imidazole-4-carboxamide isomerase: MLLIPAIDLKDGRCVRLRQGDLADATVFSEDPAAMAIQWVDQGARRLHLVDLNGAIAGKPRNGAAIQAIVDATDEDVPIQIGGGIRDLDTVEYYLDNGISYVIIGTAAVKDPGFLSDACSAFPGHIIVGLDAREGKVATDGWSKLTRHDVIDLARKFEDYGCESIIYTDIGRDGMLSGVNIEATVRLSQAVHVPVIASGGVASLDDIRALCAVAKEGIDGAILGRSIYEGTLDFTQAQALADSLCEPEDGPDNDAEPAA; this comes from the coding sequence ATGCTTCTGATCCCCGCCATCGACCTCAAAGACGGACGCTGCGTGCGCCTGCGCCAAGGCGACCTGGCTGACGCCACCGTCTTTTCCGAAGACCCTGCCGCCATGGCCATCCAATGGGTTGACCAAGGCGCCCGCCGCCTGCACCTGGTAGACCTGAATGGCGCCATCGCCGGCAAGCCCCGCAACGGCGCTGCCATCCAGGCCATCGTGGACGCCACCGACGAGGACGTCCCCATCCAGATCGGAGGTGGTATCCGCGATCTGGACACGGTGGAATACTATCTGGACAACGGCATCTCCTACGTCATCATCGGCACCGCCGCCGTCAAGGACCCCGGCTTCCTCAGCGACGCATGTTCCGCCTTTCCCGGCCACATCATCGTCGGCCTGGACGCCCGCGAAGGCAAGGTTGCCACCGACGGCTGGTCGAAACTCACCCGCCACGACGTCATCGACCTGGCCCGCAAGTTCGAAGACTACGGCTGCGAATCCATCATCTATACCGATATCGGCCGCGACGGCATGCTCAGTGGCGTCAACATCGAAGCCACCGTCCGCCTGTCCCAGGCCGTGCATGTGCCGGTCATCGCCTCCGGCGGGGTCGCCTCGCTGGACGATATCCGGGCCTTGTGCGCCGTCGCCAAAGAAGGCATCGACGGTGCCATCCTGGGCCGCAGCATCTACGAAGGCACCCTGGACTTCACCCAGGCCCAAGCCCTGGCAGACTCGCTGTGCGAGCCTGAAGACGGCCCCGACAACGACGCCGAGCCCGCCGCATGA